From the genome of Leptolyngbya sp. 'hensonii', one region includes:
- a CDS encoding pentapeptide repeat-containing protein, translated as MSASELLGQYAAGARDFRNANLIGADLSSSDLSDINLRGANLHGANLRGANLRGANLREANLLELNLYGANLSEANLIGVAVTGADLRDVILHGANLRGVHLAGANMTNVDMSGAILSEVDLRGANLSKAKLVEASMTRINMTNAVLVGANLEAANLTNGILSGAMLEGANLTDAVLNGATLEGANLREANLNKARLSGATLIEANLTAATLRNANLSWASLRGATLNRANLYRANLSWANLSEASLIEAVMLNARIDRANLRNTKLTGTVMPDASTHE; from the coding sequence ATGAGTGCGAGTGAGCTATTAGGTCAATATGCAGCTGGCGCGAGAGATTTTCGCAACGCTAACCTGATTGGAGCTGACCTGAGCAGCTCAGACCTGAGTGACATTAATTTGCGAGGAGCCAATCTCCATGGGGCTAACCTGCGGGGCGCAAACCTGCGGGGCGCAAACTTGCGAGAAGCGAATCTGTTGGAACTCAACCTTTACGGAGCAAACCTTTCAGAAGCTAATTTAATCGGCGTCGCCGTTACAGGTGCTGACCTGCGAGATGTCATCCTCCATGGGGCTAACCTGCGGGGGGTTCACTTGGCTGGGGCCAATATGACCAATGTGGACATGAGCGGGGCCATTCTGAGCGAAGTAGATTTGCGGGGCGCAAACCTGAGCAAAGCAAAACTTGTGGAAGCCTCCATGACCCGAATTAATATGACCAATGCTGTTCTGGTGGGGGCCAACCTGGAAGCCGCCAACTTAACCAATGGCATCTTGAGTGGAGCCATGCTGGAGGGAGCCAATCTTACAGATGCCGTATTGAACGGGGCCACCCTGGAAGGAGCTAACTTACGGGAGGCAAACCTGAATAAGGCCAGATTGAGCGGGGCCACCTTAATTGAAGCTAACCTGACTGCAGCCACCCTCAGAAATGCCAATCTGAGTTGGGCCAGTCTACGAGGAGCAACCCTGAACCGGGCCAATCTCTACCGGGCCAATCTGAGTTGGGCTAATCTGAGCGAAGCCTCCCTGATAGAAGCAGTGATGCTTAATGCCAGAATAGATCGGGCTAATCTGCGCAACACCAAACTGACTGGAACCGTCATGCCTGATGCCTCCACCCATGAGTAG
- a CDS encoding efflux RND transporter periplasmic adaptor subunit, producing the protein MKVSLPVLAKIPRSLGIVLIIGAIVGTGIVLVLQRTTQQPQPRQDVTTVPVKTENLPVRINASGTVTPVQEVNISPKASGRLVELLVDQGDRVGTGQIIARMEDAEFQARLDEAQAVLAQSEARLAELQNGSRPEEIAQAQARFEQAESRLDQARRGSRSEEIAQAQAQVDGARSQLLLAQTRSTRYRSLAQQGALARDQLDEVLTNERNTEATLRQLERRLEQLRNGSRPEEITQAEAAANEARQVLRQLQNGTRVEQIAQAQAQVAQAAAQVRAAETQVDDTVIRAPFNGVITQKYANVGAFVTPTTSASATSSATSSSIVAIAGRLEILAKIAESDIAQIQVGQKVEIRTAAFPGQVFQGEVRLIAPAAILEQNVTSFQTRVSLKTGQKQLRSGMNVDLIFVGKPIRQALVVPTVAIVTRKGKTGVLVTSRGKGEPEFRPVLIGYSTGDQTQVVQGLKVGESVVVYTPQSRPERPANAPTVRF; encoded by the coding sequence ATGAAAGTTTCCTTGCCAGTTCTGGCTAAGATTCCCCGTTCACTCGGCATTGTTCTCATCATCGGTGCGATCGTAGGAACCGGGATTGTCCTGGTCCTTCAGCGGACAACTCAACAGCCTCAACCCAGGCAGGATGTGACGACGGTTCCAGTCAAAACTGAGAATCTTCCAGTTCGGATTAATGCCAGTGGTACAGTGACGCCTGTGCAGGAGGTCAATATCAGCCCCAAAGCCTCTGGGCGATTGGTGGAGCTTCTGGTCGATCAGGGTGATCGGGTGGGAACCGGTCAAATCATCGCTCGCATGGAAGACGCTGAGTTTCAGGCCCGATTGGATGAAGCACAGGCGGTGCTGGCTCAGTCTGAAGCCCGACTGGCAGAGTTGCAGAATGGCAGTCGTCCCGAGGAAATTGCCCAGGCGCAAGCCCGGTTTGAGCAGGCGGAGTCCCGCCTGGACCAAGCTCGGCGGGGAAGTCGATCGGAAGAGATTGCTCAGGCTCAGGCTCAGGTCGATGGAGCGCGGTCGCAACTGCTTTTGGCCCAGACCCGGAGCACACGTTACCGCAGTCTGGCCCAACAGGGAGCCCTCGCGCGCGACCAGTTGGATGAAGTGTTGACGAATGAACGCAATACGGAGGCCACACTGCGACAACTGGAACGCCGTCTGGAGCAATTGCGCAATGGCAGTCGTCCGGAGGAGATTACGCAGGCAGAGGCGGCAGCGAATGAGGCTCGCCAGGTTCTGCGACAACTCCAGAACGGTACCCGGGTCGAGCAAATTGCCCAGGCTCAGGCTCAGGTTGCCCAGGCGGCTGCCCAGGTGAGGGCGGCTGAAACTCAGGTGGATGACACCGTCATTCGAGCTCCCTTCAATGGGGTGATCACGCAAAAATATGCCAATGTGGGGGCTTTCGTCACCCCGACGACCTCGGCGTCGGCCACTTCGTCAGCCACATCCAGTTCTATTGTGGCGATCGCAGGTCGCCTGGAAATTCTGGCCAAGATTGCTGAAAGTGACATTGCCCAGATTCAGGTGGGTCAAAAGGTGGAAATTCGCACGGCTGCTTTCCCAGGCCAGGTCTTTCAAGGAGAAGTGCGTCTGATTGCACCTGCAGCTATTCTGGAGCAGAACGTTACGTCTTTTCAAACCAGGGTTAGTTTGAAGACGGGCCAGAAACAACTGCGTTCGGGCATGAATGTGGACCTGATCTTTGTTGGGAAACCGATTCGGCAAGCTCTGGTGGTGCCCACGGTTGCGATCGTCACCCGCAAAGGGAAGACAGGTGTGCTGGTTACCAGCAGGGGGAAGGGGGAACCAGAATTTCGTCCAGTGTTGATTGGCTACTCTACTGGTGATCAGACTCAGGTGGTGCAGGGACTGAAAGTAGGAGAGTCAGTTGTGGTTTATACGCCTCAATCCCGTCCAGAACGCCCTGCCAATGCTCCCACGGTCCGGTTTTAG
- a CDS encoding ATP-binding protein yields the protein MSPVETLSYSQTKDAAPKVLISDTSPHTSPQMTHWANSIEMLKQLALILRTSSDPQVILPFISYLLGREFQVECCLVAARNTSQSTLQVGCSRDGEEAALYQVSHQVMEHPLIEVLSTHFDPLAIADTQAFEIGQLLEGQYNGIPARAILAISTQFQGEWNGFIALMRSQPYYWMAQEIDLLRKITDQVALAIAQIGQIQSSHSLQQQMLASSRRQALLEKLILATRDATELDEVLKLATQETAQALQVDRATTLLLKYPDTFLKLRGMSTDEPGVLRAKANVAAEWSATLTMPNSPVQPPQPNQYSPNSPQPISFLVSDCSLCQPVLLNAPAPLEISCLETWIAERYSAGADISPSIAPIFNAKTMPAVVLVPLESQNTLLGLLVLQHHQVRPWQPEELVFLELVAAQISTAIIQTQTLRQVQALVDERTAQLQRSLEVQAKLYETTRRQIDQLRHLNQMKDEFLSTVSHELLTPLTSMTLAIRMLRQANLTPERQAKYLDILEKQCAQETNLINDLLALQRLESQQTTLQVQRIDIQSLINDLTHSFDGRWPEKRLTITTDLPQRPLALQSDQQGLQQVLTELLTNAGKYAAPGTTIQLQVSHQVEQGISQIVFNLSNIGLGISLEDLPYIFNKFRRGQGATQQAIPGTGLGLALVKFLVQNLNGTITASSQPLEGTNTHEVRFKLTIPQFHDRTLPVLG from the coding sequence ATGTCACCCGTGGAAACCCTATCCTACTCTCAAACTAAAGACGCTGCGCCCAAGGTGTTAATTTCAGACACTTCACCCCACACCTCTCCCCAGATGACTCACTGGGCCAACTCTATTGAGATGCTCAAGCAGTTGGCTCTGATTTTGAGAACTAGCTCCGATCCACAGGTTATTCTCCCGTTTATCTCCTATCTCCTAGGGCGGGAATTTCAAGTGGAGTGCTGCCTGGTAGCGGCTAGAAACACCAGTCAATCTACACTTCAAGTCGGATGCTCACGGGATGGAGAAGAGGCTGCTTTATATCAGGTGAGCCATCAGGTGATGGAACATCCTTTGATCGAAGTGCTATCCACTCACTTTGATCCCCTGGCTATTGCAGATACTCAAGCATTTGAGATCGGGCAATTACTGGAGGGGCAGTACAATGGAATTCCTGCAAGGGCCATCCTGGCCATATCCACCCAATTTCAGGGCGAGTGGAATGGATTTATCGCCCTGATGAGATCCCAGCCTTACTATTGGATGGCGCAGGAAATAGATTTGCTCAGGAAAATTACCGATCAGGTTGCCCTGGCCATTGCCCAAATTGGTCAAATTCAAAGTTCCCACTCTCTGCAACAGCAAATGCTCGCCTCGTCACGACGCCAGGCTTTGCTTGAGAAACTCATCCTGGCCACTCGGGATGCAACGGAATTGGACGAAGTTCTGAAGCTGGCGACTCAGGAAACGGCCCAGGCCCTGCAAGTAGATCGGGCCACAACCCTACTGCTAAAATATCCGGACACCTTTTTAAAGCTTCGGGGCATGTCCACAGACGAACCCGGCGTATTACGGGCAAAGGCCAATGTGGCTGCTGAATGGTCAGCTACCCTAACTATGCCCAATAGCCCCGTACAGCCACCCCAACCCAATCAGTATTCTCCCAACTCACCACAACCTATTTCCTTCCTGGTATCAGATTGTTCTCTCTGTCAACCAGTCCTACTCAACGCGCCAGCCCCCCTAGAAATTTCCTGCCTGGAAACCTGGATAGCTGAGCGATATTCTGCAGGAGCAGACATCTCACCTTCAATCGCACCAATTTTTAATGCCAAGACCATGCCTGCAGTAGTGCTGGTTCCTTTAGAGAGCCAGAATACTCTCCTGGGTCTCCTGGTCTTGCAACATCACCAAGTCCGTCCCTGGCAACCCGAAGAACTCGTATTCCTGGAATTGGTTGCTGCCCAAATTAGCACCGCTATCATTCAGACCCAAACCCTCCGCCAGGTCCAGGCTCTAGTTGATGAACGGACAGCCCAATTGCAACGCAGTCTGGAAGTGCAAGCCAAGCTCTATGAAACGACTCGTCGGCAAATTGATCAACTGCGTCATCTCAATCAGATGAAGGATGAGTTTCTGAGCACAGTGAGTCATGAATTGCTGACACCCTTAACCAGCATGACCCTGGCTATTCGAATGCTGCGTCAAGCCAATTTGACTCCCGAACGCCAGGCTAAGTATTTGGATATCCTGGAAAAACAATGTGCTCAGGAAACTAACCTGATCAACGATCTGCTCGCTCTGCAAAGGCTGGAATCTCAACAGACCACCCTGCAAGTCCAAAGAATTGACATTCAGTCCCTGATCAATGACCTGACCCATAGTTTCGACGGACGGTGGCCAGAGAAGCGGTTAACGATTACTACAGACTTGCCGCAACGCCCCCTCGCCTTACAGAGCGATCAACAGGGTTTACAGCAAGTTTTGACAGAGCTCCTAACCAATGCCGGTAAGTATGCGGCTCCTGGCACAACCATTCAACTTCAGGTTAGCCATCAAGTCGAACAGGGCATCAGTCAAATTGTTTTTAACCTCTCCAACATTGGCCTGGGAATCTCCTTAGAGGATTTACCCTACATTTTTAATAAGTTTCGCCGAGGTCAGGGAGCTACTCAACAAGCTATTCCCGGCACAGGATTGGGATTGGCCCTCGTCAAATTTCTGGTACAAAACCTGAATGGCACCATTACGGCCAGCAGCCAACCTTTAGAGGGGACCAATACCCATGAAGTCAGGTTCAAACTGACCATTCCTCAATTTCACGATCGTACCCTGCCCGTCCTCGGATAA
- a CDS encoding ABC transporter permease: MDISESISMAVKTLSANRLRSLLTVLGIIIGNASVIAMVGVGQGAQRYTTQQIQALGTNLLFIFGGGGDARRSSQVASTLTLADAEAIASQVSVVQEVAPQITTPQFISYGSVVVRNQVLGTVPAYVEVRNFPVARGRFFTPVEIARNSRVAVLGVQAAQQLLGCNPLKQPDCSPEGAMIRINNIGFEVIGVMSEKGAPGGGTNMDEVVFIPITTAFYVIQGRSSPFGVTVNMISVAVVDDASVPIAQYQMTNLLRLRHKLTGPNDFTVRNQQETLDTASRVTGGLTVLLAATAGISLIVGGIGIMNIMLASVTERTQEIGLRKAVGASRRDVLQQFLIEAVILSVAGGVLGTIVGAGTVVVISRTTQLQSGVSPGAVALAVSVSAGIGLIFGVVPAQRAANLDPIVALRNL, encoded by the coding sequence ATGGATATTTCTGAAAGCATCAGCATGGCGGTCAAAACCCTCTCTGCTAATCGTTTGCGGAGTTTGCTGACGGTTCTGGGCATCATCATTGGGAATGCTTCGGTCATTGCCATGGTGGGTGTGGGTCAGGGGGCTCAACGCTATACCACGCAACAGATTCAGGCTCTAGGGACTAATCTCCTGTTCATTTTCGGAGGGGGGGGAGATGCCCGACGGAGCTCCCAGGTGGCCAGTACCCTCACCCTGGCTGATGCAGAGGCGATCGCTAGTCAGGTTTCCGTTGTGCAGGAGGTTGCTCCTCAGATTACAACCCCTCAATTTATTAGCTATGGCAGTGTCGTCGTTCGTAATCAGGTGTTAGGAACAGTGCCCGCCTATGTGGAAGTTCGTAATTTTCCAGTCGCTAGAGGTCGGTTTTTTACTCCTGTGGAAATTGCCCGGAATAGCCGGGTAGCGGTGCTGGGAGTCCAGGCTGCTCAACAGCTCCTTGGTTGTAATCCTTTGAAACAGCCAGATTGCTCTCCGGAAGGAGCCATGATTCGAATCAATAACATTGGCTTTGAAGTGATTGGCGTGATGTCTGAGAAGGGCGCTCCAGGCGGGGGGACGAATATGGATGAGGTGGTGTTTATTCCGATCACCACGGCCTTTTACGTGATTCAAGGACGATCGTCCCCGTTTGGAGTCACGGTGAATATGATTTCGGTGGCGGTTGTGGATGATGCCAGCGTCCCGATCGCCCAATACCAAATGACCAATCTGTTGCGGCTGCGGCACAAGTTAACGGGACCTAATGACTTTACCGTGCGAAATCAACAGGAAACTCTGGATACCGCCAGCAGAGTAACGGGTGGATTAACGGTGTTGCTAGCGGCCACGGCAGGGATTTCTCTGATCGTCGGTGGCATTGGCATCATGAACATTATGCTGGCCTCGGTGACGGAGCGAACTCAGGAGATTGGTCTGCGAAAAGCTGTGGGGGCATCTCGCCGGGATGTCTTGCAGCAGTTTCTGATTGAGGCGGTGATTCTATCGGTGGCGGGAGGGGTACTGGGGACGATCGTGGGGGCAGGAACGGTGGTGGTGATTAGCCGGACTACCCAGCTCCAATCGGGTGTTTCACCAGGAGCGGTGGCCCTGGCGGTGAGTGTTTCTGCGGGGATTGGCTTAATCTTTGGAGTGGTGCCAGCGCAACGAGCTGCCAACCTGGATCCGATCGTGGCCTTGCGGAACTTGTAA
- a CDS encoding DUF3370 domain-containing protein, whose product MLLFLSSLSLAQATPAIKPQEVLQIQEVRALSGQLDAVPTFNSNSPELVLTEGILLSTFPPQGKRVPAAHLNFRFRGRFDVFAHHIAKAIPPTDLRTLYLGIILHNPGKQAVTVDVLQAASYLSQPDAPFIDLPSQVKNPLGEVYSGPGSRAMDEILRGKRQADFPAQIVILPGESRMLLNLPIPVRELTPPINGRSTLMRLRSTGDLYAASLALFARQNADGSERPPTVEEWETLVQIGDLATPRDRTPTPPNQQQGQIIYGRVAGVAQGSQWRTRLTDQPDGIYLTIPQPGQTFSYGLSTLKGGTLGTGQIQAAPMLARYPDTAYLAQGNYAIQYSLTLALVNPTADLQTVTLSLQTPIKQEQIKDGLRFLEPPPKAISFRGTVRVRYTDDRNLPQTLYMHLVQRRGQQGDSLVTLNMPAGDRRFVQVDLLYPPDSTPPQVLTLKTLDSKAPAQSKLSLE is encoded by the coding sequence ATGCTTCTGTTCCTGTCTTCTCTATCTCTGGCGCAGGCCACTCCTGCCATCAAGCCTCAGGAAGTCCTGCAGATTCAGGAAGTCCGTGCTCTGTCCGGACAACTGGATGCAGTACCTACGTTTAATAGCAATAGTCCAGAACTAGTCCTGACTGAAGGTATCCTGCTTTCTACCTTTCCACCGCAAGGAAAACGGGTGCCTGCAGCCCACCTCAATTTTCGGTTTCGAGGCCGCTTCGATGTCTTTGCCCATCACATTGCCAAGGCTATCCCTCCTACCGATCTCCGAACCCTTTATCTGGGGATTATTCTGCACAATCCGGGGAAACAGGCTGTCACGGTAGATGTTCTTCAGGCTGCCAGTTATCTGAGTCAGCCCGATGCCCCTTTCATTGATTTGCCATCCCAAGTGAAGAACCCTCTGGGAGAGGTTTACTCTGGACCGGGGAGTCGGGCTATGGATGAAATTTTGCGGGGCAAGCGACAGGCAGATTTTCCGGCCCAGATTGTGATTTTGCCAGGAGAAAGTCGGATGCTCCTGAATCTGCCAATTCCGGTGCGGGAGTTGACCCCTCCCATCAATGGCCGGTCTACCCTGATGCGCTTACGCAGTACGGGTGATCTCTATGCTGCGAGTTTGGCCCTGTTTGCCAGACAAAATGCCGATGGCAGTGAGCGTCCTCCCACGGTGGAAGAATGGGAGACCCTGGTTCAGATTGGGGATCTGGCCACACCCCGGGATCGCACCCCCACACCGCCGAACCAGCAACAGGGACAGATTATCTATGGCCGAGTTGCCGGGGTGGCCCAGGGCTCTCAGTGGCGCACCAGGCTAACGGACCAGCCTGATGGTATCTACCTGACCATTCCCCAACCGGGTCAGACCTTCTCCTACGGTCTCAGCACCCTGAAAGGTGGCACTTTGGGAACAGGACAGATTCAGGCTGCTCCGATGCTCGCTCGCTATCCCGATACGGCCTATCTGGCCCAGGGCAACTATGCTATCCAGTACAGTCTCACCCTGGCCCTGGTGAATCCAACAGCAGACCTGCAAACCGTAACCTTAAGTCTGCAAACCCCGATCAAGCAGGAACAGATTAAGGATGGATTACGGTTTCTGGAGCCTCCCCCCAAAGCCATCTCTTTTCGGGGAACGGTACGAGTGCGCTATACGGACGATCGCAACTTGCCCCAAACCCTTTACATGCACCTGGTACAGCGGCGCGGCCAGCAGGGAGATTCCCTGGTGACCCTGAACATGCCAGCCGGTGATCGGCGCTTTGTCCAGGTCGATCTGCTGTATCCGCCCGATTCGACCCCGCCGCAGGTGCTGACACTCAAAACATTAGATTCAAAAGCACCTGCTCAATCGAAATTAAGTCTAGAGTAA
- a CDS encoding ABC exporter membrane fusion protein, with the protein MLKLLDKQKVTIAIIAGLLTVGLSALAVRNAFSEKPEQPTPTSEPPALNSEPKGAIVALGRLEPEGEVYKVAAPTNFGSARIARLLIKEGDLVQQDQIIAYTDTYQTRLAELAQAEAQVEEARSRLAQVLAGAKQGDITAQQATVTRIQAEVEEQLSVQRATISRLASELRIARREYDRNQTLYREGAISASALDAKRLDLETNEARLREATAELRRIETSAREQLKQAQGTLESVSEVRLTDVQQAEAQVELQEANLQRAQAELDNTTVRSPITGRVLKIYAKTGEIVGNDGVAEMGRTARMYAVAEVNKEFISRVQLGQKALVSSTAFPKGVSGRVKQIASKVGKNNVVNTDPAADRDLRVVEVKIALDDSSQIANLTNLEVTVKIFPDKSP; encoded by the coding sequence GTGCTAAAGCTGTTGGATAAGCAGAAAGTTACGATCGCAATCATTGCTGGTCTTCTGACGGTTGGCTTGAGTGCCCTTGCCGTCCGGAATGCATTCTCTGAGAAACCAGAGCAACCGACCCCTACGTCTGAACCTCCTGCCCTTAATTCTGAACCCAAAGGCGCGATCGTGGCCCTGGGACGCCTGGAGCCGGAAGGGGAAGTGTACAAGGTCGCTGCCCCTACTAACTTTGGTTCGGCCAGAATCGCCAGATTGTTGATTAAGGAAGGGGATCTGGTGCAGCAGGACCAAATCATTGCCTACACCGATACCTATCAAACCCGACTGGCAGAACTGGCGCAAGCAGAAGCCCAGGTCGAGGAAGCCAGAAGTCGTCTGGCACAAGTTCTGGCCGGAGCCAAGCAGGGCGATATCACCGCTCAACAAGCTACGGTAACCCGCATTCAGGCAGAAGTAGAGGAGCAACTTTCCGTGCAGCGGGCCACGATCTCCCGCTTAGCGTCTGAACTGCGGATCGCCCGCCGAGAATACGATCGCAACCAAACCCTCTATCGCGAAGGTGCGATCTCAGCTTCAGCCCTGGATGCCAAGCGGTTAGACCTAGAAACCAATGAAGCCCGGTTGCGGGAAGCCACGGCTGAGTTGCGCCGGATCGAAACCTCTGCACGGGAGCAACTGAAGCAGGCTCAGGGAACTCTCGAAAGTGTGTCTGAGGTGCGCCTGACCGATGTTCAACAGGCGGAAGCCCAGGTTGAGCTCCAGGAGGCTAACTTGCAACGCGCCCAGGCAGAACTGGATAATACAACTGTGCGATCGCCGATCACAGGCCGGGTACTTAAGATCTATGCCAAGACTGGAGAAATTGTTGGCAATGATGGAGTTGCTGAAATGGGCCGTACAGCCCGCATGTACGCAGTGGCTGAAGTCAATAAGGAGTTTATCAGTCGGGTTCAATTAGGTCAGAAAGCACTGGTCAGCAGCACTGCTTTTCCCAAAGGAGTCTCCGGTCGGGTGAAGCAAATTGCCTCCAAGGTGGGTAAGAATAACGTTGTTAATACTGACCCAGCCGCCGATCGAGATTTGCGGGTTGTGGAAGTCAAAATTGCTCTGGACGACAGCAGCCAGATTGCCAACCTGACCAACCTTGAGGTCACTGTAAAAATCTTCCCTGACAAATCGCCATGA
- a CDS encoding ATP-binding protein — MMKTPDMSMATKASFSAATPPSKVIGTVKGPGENGNQYVFITADNQQVKIGEFVYYRVPSDRKTLQILGKISERQLIDHLPDRIFADTEISPEAIAALVGFAYTNPEIYEVAVDVIGHFDSALGFINPRKAPDPGSKVYLADDETLQRVLNRKQPGEIGAVHIGHLLLRDEGAVNVALDVKELVSTHMAILAGTGSGKSYTAGVLIEELLRPYNRAAVLIFDPHGEYDTLAQMQDHPAFQGEDGYLPKVNVLKPDHIRIRMSSLDYSDILALLPEMSDRQQSILNKAFNLIRRHKRGEYRWDIQDLIAAVYEADKQTDEEGNEKAGSSAPALEWKLERLARSPYFHAFEHLAPKDLFEPGQVTVVQMNEISQEEQQVICAAILRQTNQARMGTQKEQILSEDENYLPYPVFILLEEAHRFAPAHEPSRCKAVIRTILSEGRKFGLGVGLITQRPGKLDADVLSQCMSQFIMRIVNPVDQESLKYGVEAAGRDLLKELPALTKGQVIIAGACINTPVLCKVRHRLTTHGGDTLNAPELWQKHFESYRVQSRAAQKAPLTERKRPQTFRGVSIE; from the coding sequence ATGATGAAGACTCCTGATATGTCCATGGCTACGAAGGCATCTTTTTCTGCTGCTACACCACCCTCAAAGGTCATTGGGACTGTTAAAGGGCCAGGAGAGAATGGTAATCAGTATGTTTTCATTACAGCGGATAATCAACAGGTTAAAATCGGTGAATTTGTCTATTACAGGGTTCCATCAGACCGGAAGACACTTCAAATCCTGGGTAAAATTTCAGAGCGGCAATTAATTGATCACCTGCCAGACCGAATTTTTGCTGATACTGAGATTAGCCCGGAGGCGATCGCAGCTCTGGTGGGCTTTGCCTACACCAACCCAGAGATCTATGAAGTTGCGGTTGATGTGATTGGACATTTTGACTCTGCTCTGGGGTTTATCAATCCTCGAAAAGCCCCCGATCCAGGTTCTAAGGTCTACCTGGCTGATGACGAGACGTTACAAAGAGTTCTCAACCGCAAACAACCGGGTGAGATTGGGGCAGTCCATATTGGGCATCTACTGCTCCGGGATGAAGGGGCAGTGAATGTGGCTTTGGATGTGAAAGAACTGGTGAGTACCCATATGGCCATTCTGGCGGGAACTGGTTCTGGCAAGTCTTACACGGCTGGGGTTCTGATTGAGGAACTGCTGCGTCCTTATAATCGGGCTGCTGTTTTGATCTTTGATCCCCATGGGGAGTACGATACGCTGGCTCAGATGCAAGATCACCCGGCGTTCCAGGGGGAGGATGGCTATCTGCCCAAAGTGAATGTGCTTAAGCCTGATCACATTCGTATTCGCATGTCCTCTCTGGATTACTCCGATATCCTGGCGTTGTTACCAGAGATGAGCGATCGACAACAATCGATCCTTAACAAAGCCTTTAACCTGATTCGACGGCATAAACGGGGAGAATATCGCTGGGATATTCAGGATCTGATTGCGGCGGTCTATGAAGCAGATAAGCAAACAGATGAGGAGGGGAATGAAAAGGCAGGTTCCTCCGCACCTGCCTTGGAATGGAAATTAGAGCGACTGGCCCGATCGCCCTATTTTCATGCCTTTGAGCATCTCGCTCCCAAAGATTTATTTGAACCGGGGCAGGTTACAGTGGTTCAGATGAATGAGATCAGCCAGGAAGAACAACAGGTGATCTGCGCTGCCATCCTGCGTCAGACAAACCAGGCTCGCATGGGCACTCAGAAGGAGCAGATCCTCTCGGAAGATGAAAACTACCTGCCCTATCCCGTGTTTATTCTGTTGGAGGAAGCCCACCGATTTGCGCCAGCTCACGAACCTTCCCGCTGTAAGGCGGTGATCCGGACGATTCTTAGTGAAGGCCGCAAGTTTGGGCTGGGGGTTGGGTTGATTACACAACGTCCTGGAAAACTGGATGCAGACGTGCTATCCCAATGTATGAGTCAGTTTATTATGCGCATTGTGAATCCAGTGGATCAGGAAAGCCTGAAATATGGTGTTGAGGCTGCCGGTCGAGATCTCCTGAAGGAACTTCCGGCCCTGACTAAGGGGCAGGTGATTATTGCGGGTGCCTGCATCAATACCCCTGTACTTTGTAAGGTGCGGCATCGCCTGACCACCCATGGTGGAGACACGTTGAATGCACCGGAACTCTGGCAGAAACACTTCGAGTCTTATCGGGTGCAGTCAAGGGCTGCTCAGAAAGCCCCCCTGACTGAGCGAAAACGTCCTCAGACATTTCGGGGCGTGAGTATTGAGTGA